The proteins below come from a single Gordonia sp. X0973 genomic window:
- the rraA gene encoding ribonuclease E activity regulator RraA — protein sequence MSIPDFVATADLVDEIGDDVRSCDTQFRRFGKHETFVGRVTTVRCFQDNALLKEVLGEDNPGGVLVVDGDASLHTALVGDLIAERARSHGWVGLVLNGAVRDAATIDGMEIGVKALGTNPRKSAKTGAGERDVPVSFGGVTFHPGDLVYSDADGIVVVTPGS from the coding sequence ATGAGCATCCCCGACTTTGTGGCCACCGCCGACCTCGTCGACGAAATCGGCGACGACGTGCGCAGTTGCGACACGCAGTTCCGCCGCTTCGGCAAGCACGAGACCTTCGTCGGGCGCGTCACGACGGTCCGCTGCTTCCAGGACAACGCCCTGCTCAAGGAGGTCCTCGGCGAGGACAATCCGGGTGGCGTCCTCGTCGTCGACGGCGACGCGTCGCTGCACACCGCCCTGGTCGGCGACCTCATCGCCGAGCGCGCCCGTAGCCACGGCTGGGTCGGGCTCGTCCTCAACGGCGCCGTGCGCGACGCCGCCACCATCGACGGGATGGAGATCGGCGTCAAGGCGCTGGGCACTAATCCCCGCAAATCCGCCAAGACCGGTGCCGGGGAGCGCGACGTGCCGGTCAGCTTCGGCGGCGTCACCTTCCACCCCGGCGACCTCGTCTATTCCGACGCCGACGGCATCGTCGTCGTC